A window of the Fusarium poae strain DAOMC 252244 chromosome 3, whole genome shotgun sequence genome harbors these coding sequences:
- a CDS encoding hypothetical protein (TransMembrane:1 (o526-549i)), translating into MAKRTWSDSNPAGTITADATASPAPARPNGHGRTSSGRQSISGIISSEASIPQISRKIKACAACRKHKIKCLMDESGPPCRRCSERNLGCVLSKSLQTIIDEKSQFSESVVQDLEQMHNALRQVMNKLSLPELPPLQSINSRDAEGTPPKDENPSNTSNHLTVSQHEFRGPSCDNSPKATPEDEGLPYVPIHSLYTLTKLSALRSPDNPEAQRGNVINDFIARGALSLADAESLFALYRDRLDRYMYGIGCRYMTLEELRRKSPILSAATLTVAALHDPKADSIYGICSSEFRRLMEKSMFERRIDRDYLRAMCIASYWLSDLSWMLSGYAIRRAAECNLHNSYNQAIKEQSQEAADCARLWYILYICDQHLATLYGRPSIVQEDSSIQGWEQFLKSPVANEEDKRLTGQVMLVSILRNIRELFGTDKGEPVPRVYLNHILQFRRQLDQWYTRWMKDLPEQWTQIGSFPRKGTILHYNFAQIHLYSHVFRGLSNDAPIPHYFLDCATQAVTAATAIIDLIITDPDVALGIVGMPSYMLSMTAFACMFLIKVAVKYGSDLIERQRVHDLTTSLVRQFRSLKAGKWHLANLMAGGLERMTATLAACTQTYQTVNIIMTQHILITGAGGFIGQEILGPLLESSSDTHLTITDIATPPVPEKYSDQITSLSADLTDPSVVDKLITSQRFTAVYLFHGLMSGGSEANLDLGLKVNVDSVRYVLDALRTKLPGVKVVFSSSCAVYGPDEGYVTEQTLPQPKSSYGAEKLIAELLVNDFSRRGLIDGRIVRLPTVVVRPGKPSAAASSFASGIVRESLQGIQNVLPVPRNISMWICSPATVIKNLIMIKDIPAEKFGDSRIVNLPGITVSVQDILDAVEKVGGKEAVGYVKEEEDEALYKIVKSWPPWFDASRAKGLGLQDDGELVDAVKAFQERLKAK; encoded by the exons GTCGAAGATGTTCTGAGAGAAATCTGGGTTGCGTCTTGAGTAAAAGTTTGCAAACAATTATCGATGAAAAGTCACA ATTCTCCGAATCCGTGGTACAAGATCTAGAGCAAATGCACAACGCTTTGCGACAAGTCATGAACAAACTGAGTCTTCCAGAACTTCCACCCTTACAGAGCATCAACTCTCGAGACGCCGAGGGAACACCGCCAAAAGACGAGAACCCCTCAAATACATCAAATCATCTCACTGTATCTCAACACGAATTCCGAGGCCCATCATGCGACAACTCTCCAAAAGCGACTCCTGAAGATGAAGGTCTTCCTTACGTACCTATCCATTCTCTATATACCCTGACCAAATTGAGTGCTCTTCGATCCCCCGACAACCCCGAAGCTCAACGGGGAAACGTTATCAACGACTTTATCGCCCGTGGGGCCTTATCATTAGCAGACGCTGAGAGTCTATTCGCCTTGTATCGCGACCGTTTGGATCGGTACATGTACGGAATCGGGTGCCGTTACATGACGTTGGAGGAACTGCGACGCAAGAGTCCCATTTTATCCGCTGCGACGCTTACAGTGGCTGCGCTGCACGACCCCAAGGCCGATAGTATTTATGGCATCTGCAGCAGTGAATTCCGACGTCTGATGGAGAAATCCATGTTTGAGCGTCGTATTGATCGCGATTATCTACGCGCAATGTGTATTGCTTCATATTGGCTTAGTGATTTGTCTTGGATGCTCTCAGGGTATGCTATTCGACGCGCCGCGGAGTGTAATCTACACAACAGCTATAACCAGGCTATCAAGGAACAGAGTCAAGAGGCGGCGGACTGCGCTCGGCTATGGTATATCCTATACATCTGCGATCAGCATCTCGCGACATTGTATGGACGACCCTCGATTGTTCAAGAAGATTCATCGATTCAGGGCTGGGAGCAGTTTCTGAAATCGCCTGTAGCCAACGAAGAGGATAAGCGCCTAACCGGCCAAGTGATGTTGGTCAGTATCTTGCGAAATATTCGAGAACTGTTCGGCACAGACAAGGGGGAGCCGGTCCCACGAGTATATCTGAATCACATTCTACAGTTCAGACGGCAGCTTGACCAGTGGTATACTCGCTGGATGAAAGACTTGCCAG AACAATGGACACAAATCGGCTCATTCCCGCGAAAAGGCACGATTCTTCATTACAACTTTGCCCAAATACACCTCTACTCTCACGTTTTCCGTGGCCTCTCGAATGACGCACCTATCCCTCACTATTTCCTCGACTGCGCGACGCAAGCCgtgacagcagcaacagccatCATCGACCTGATAATCACCGACCCAGACGTCGCCCTCGGAATCGTAGGGATGCCCTCGTACATGCTCTCCATGACTGCCTTTGCATGCATGTTTCTCATCAAAGTTGCTGTCAAGTACGGCAGCGATCTGATTGAGCGCCAACGCGTGCATGACCTTACTACGAGTCTTGTTCGACAATTCCGTTCGTTAAAGGCAGGCAAGTGGCATCTTGCGAATCTGATGGCTGGGGGCTTGGAGCGTATGACTGCTACACTAGCAGCT TGCACTCAAACGTATCAAACTGTAAACATCATCATGACACAGCATATCCTCATCACAGGCGCAGGGGGCTTCATCGGCCAGGAAATTCTGGGCCCCCTCCTCGAGTCCTCATCAGACACCCATCTCACCATTACAGACATCGCTACACCTCCCGTTCCAGAGAAATACTCAGACCAGATCACATCTCTCAGCGCAGACCTCACTGACCCAAGTGTTGTGGACAAACTCATCACGTCGCAGCGCTTCACGGCAGTCTATCTCTTCCACGGTCTcatgtcaggtggttcagaAGCCAATCTCGATCTGGGTCTCAAAGTCAATGTCGATTCAGTACGCTACGTTCTCGACGCTTTAAGAACAAAACTTCCAGGTGTCAAAGTTGTTTTCTCAAGCTCTTGCGCTGTGTACGGACCTGATGAGGGATACGTCACTGAGCAGACACTTCCACAGCCAAAGTCATCCTACGGCGCCGAGAAACTCATCGCTGAATTATTGGTGAATGACTTTTCCAGGCGAGGTTTAATTGATGGACGAATTGTGCGTCTTCCAACTGTTGTCGTGAGACCTGGAAAGCCATCCGCCGCAGCATCAAGTTTTGCTTCCGGAATTGTGAGGGAGTCTTTACAAGGCATTCAAAACGTTCTCCCTGTTCCTCGAAACATTTCCATGTGGATCTGCAGTCCTGCGACGGTGATTAAGAATCTCATCATGATCAAGGATATACCTGCTGAGAAATTCGGAGACTCGCGGATTGTGAATTTACCGGGTATTACGGTATCTGTGCAGGATATTCTGGATGCTGTGGAAAAGGTGGGCGGGAAAGAAGCTGTGGGTTatgtcaaggaggaagaggacgaaGCTTTGTACAAGATTGTTAAGAGCTGGCCTCCTTGGTTCGATGCGAGTAGAGCAAAGGGTTTGGGATTGCAAGATGATGGGGAGTTGGTTGATGCTGTCAAGGCGTTCCAGGAGAGACTCAAAGCGAAATGA